The nucleotide window ACGATTGGTATGATGACATGTCGGATGGTCCGGTGGACGCCACGGTTTCCATTTCGGGCCGTTCCATTCCGGTCGAGGGCGCATGGGTGCTCTGCGCCCCGCCGAACTACGCTCCGGACGTAATCGGCTGGCGCACGCTTTATGACCTGCTGGTGGATACCTATATTGATGCCGGCACGCTGCCCTTGCCCGGCACGACTTCCTTCACCCGCGACATCCTGCCATTGCTGCAACGCCTTTCGAATCTGCAATGGGTGAACAAGGGCTTTGCCGCGATGTATGGCAGGGGGCGGCCGATGGACTTCGAGGATCGCGAGTTCATCCGCACGCTTTCGTTGAGCGGGCAGGACGGCGAGCCGTATGAGGAACTGCGCCGCACGATCTTCAACACCTTCCGCCCCTTCGACAACGAGGTGAACGAGCCGCGCCTTTGGCCGTGGATCTATGGCGATGACTTCGGCGGCGAGTTGTTCTCCCCTTCCCCGAATACCATGCTGGCGCTGCCGCAGCTCCAGCAGCTTCATCTCCAGCGCTGGGTCAACGGGGTCTTCGATGACGATTGGCACCCGGCCCATACGCCGCCGCGCACGCTCGCGGAGGTGCCGCTCGCCGAACAACCGGCGATGCTGGACAAAGCCGCACTGCATTACTGCCTCGCGGATGCCTTCCATCCCGGCTGCGAAACCACCTGGCCGATGCGTCACTCCACGCTCTACGGTTCGCCATTCCGCATCCGTCGTCGCCAGACAGCGGAGCCTGCTGGAGAATATGGTAGCACGCTCGATCAGCAGGAGGCTCTTTCCCTCACCGGTCCGCTTTACGCGCAAGGCCCCGGTGACATCACCCGCTGGATGGGGCTGCCGTGGCAGGGCGATACCGCCTACTGCCGCTCAGGCTATGATCCGCAGTATGATCCCTTCCTGCCCACCTTCTGGGCGGCCCGTGTGCCGAACTGGGTGCTCACGCAGGAAGACTATGAGATCGTGATGAACGAGTCGTTGCCTCGCCCGCAGCGCATCGCCGCTTACAACCGCCGCGCCTACTGGTTCCGTTCCATCGACCAGGCTCCGGACATCCCAGCCCGCATGGAGAAGATGGTCGCAGAGTTCGGTGCACAAGGCATCGTCGAGGCCCAACCCGGCATTGTGGACGATCCGGATTTCCCCGCCATCATCTACGTGGAGAATCTCAGCGAGAGCCGGAAGCAGCAGTTCGCCGCCGCCACGGAGAGCCTCCAGATGCTGCGCGCAGCCGCCCCGGCCAACTCGTGGCAGGAGAAGCTGCACACGGCCGGTTGGGACAGCGAGGAGCACCTTCGCGAAGCAGTCAACCTGCGCGCACGACGGAAGTCCTGATCGATCACCATGTGGGACGTCATCATCGCAGGAGCGGGACCCGCCGGTCTGGTATCAGCCACGGTCTTGGCACGCAGCGGGCGCAGGGTTCTGCTTCTCGATCCCCAGGCATCGGGTCGTCATAAAATCGGGGAATCCGTCCCCGGCGCGATGGCCCGCTTGCTTGCAAAGCTGGGGTTGCCCGGATTCGAAAGTCCCGGCA belongs to Luteolibacter ambystomatis and includes:
- a CDS encoding LodA/GoxA family CTQ-dependent oxidase produces the protein MSDTTSCQDSVIVRAAIHPAIGVARVGDAETAYYIGPEVTDPLPGANSGHHRTTTGELKRQAALFRIYGYNAAGEVVRELTADDADIQWTAHVANRKADWFRFITAMDIPETHDLTVPRRNAAVKGADREKLVIDPGPRTITGRNVSGGAEHRFDTGTFTGVVVPLGELQTDEQGRLLFLGGHGVSASPSGAPPFNPADPDTFNNADDWYDDMSDGPVDATVSISGRSIPVEGAWVLCAPPNYAPDVIGWRTLYDLLVDTYIDAGTLPLPGTTSFTRDILPLLQRLSNLQWVNKGFAAMYGRGRPMDFEDREFIRTLSLSGQDGEPYEELRRTIFNTFRPFDNEVNEPRLWPWIYGDDFGGELFSPSPNTMLALPQLQQLHLQRWVNGVFDDDWHPAHTPPRTLAEVPLAEQPAMLDKAALHYCLADAFHPGCETTWPMRHSTLYGSPFRIRRRQTAEPAGEYGSTLDQQEALSLTGPLYAQGPGDITRWMGLPWQGDTAYCRSGYDPQYDPFLPTFWAARVPNWVLTQEDYEIVMNESLPRPQRIAAYNRRAYWFRSIDQAPDIPARMEKMVAEFGAQGIVEAQPGIVDDPDFPAIIYVENLSESRKQQFAAATESLQMLRAAAPANSWQEKLHTAGWDSEEHLREAVNLRARRKS